In one window of Candidatus Scalindua sp. DNA:
- a CDS encoding YnfA family protein: protein MTKSIILFILAGFCEIGGGYLVWLWLREGKSIWIGVFGGVILVLYGIIPTLQHANFGRVYAAYGGVFVILSILWGWKIDKINPDKYDIIGGIICLVGVSVIMYWPRNA from the coding sequence ATTACTAAATCAATCATACTATTCATACTTGCCGGTTTTTGCGAGATAGGCGGTGGGTACCTTGTATGGCTCTGGCTTCGGGAAGGCAAGAGTATATGGATCGGTGTATTTGGTGGTGTAATCTTGGTGCTTTACGGAATTATTCCTACTCTTCAGCACGCAAACTTTGGCAGGGTTTATGCTGCATATGGTGGTGTATTTGTAATCCTGTCCATCTTGTGGGGGTGGAAGATAGACAAAATAAATCCTGACAAATATGACATCATTGGCGGCATAATATGCCTTGTCGGTGTATCTGTAATTATGTACTGGCCGAGGAATGCTTGA
- a CDS encoding class I SAM-dependent methyltransferase: MGNSKAEELAFRIVGDMGGAFTMALGYIGDRLGIFKAMEGTGLLTSLELAEKTKLNERYIREWAKAMVAAEYLDYDPSSDRYIMTDEQACVLANEDSQMFAGGAFHFTTPTILNVQKIMNAFRNGGGISYSDIGEEIPEAIERFFRPGYLHFLARDWLNTVPGLTDKLEKGINIADIGCGCGQSSVAIAKAFPKSKVLGIDYHGSSIDRARKLAESKGLTNIEFLEASASAIPGKKFYDLICTLDCIHDMADPLSALKAIREALTDNGTLFWSEPNASDNPLDCRNPVGKTFSSLSPFHCLTVSMAHRGKGLGTIIGESGARKLAEEAGYSCFEKLSIENPFNQFFALRG; encoded by the coding sequence ATGGGTAATAGTAAAGCAGAAGAACTGGCGTTTCGTATTGTTGGTGATATGGGAGGCGCTTTCACCATGGCTCTTGGATACATCGGAGACCGATTGGGGATTTTCAAAGCTATGGAAGGCACAGGGCTGCTTACAAGTTTAGAACTCGCGGAAAAAACAAAACTCAATGAGCGCTATATCAGGGAGTGGGCTAAGGCTATGGTGGCGGCTGAGTACTTAGATTACGACCCATCTTCTGACCGATACATCATGACCGATGAACAGGCATGCGTACTGGCCAACGAAGATAGTCAGATGTTTGCCGGAGGTGCGTTTCATTTTACTACTCCCACGATTTTGAATGTACAGAAAATTATGAATGCCTTCCGAAATGGAGGAGGAATTTCTTATTCGGATATAGGTGAAGAAATTCCGGAAGCGATTGAGCGTTTTTTTCGCCCGGGCTACCTGCACTTTCTCGCCAGGGACTGGCTGAACACGGTACCCGGTCTGACAGATAAGCTGGAAAAAGGGATAAATATAGCGGATATCGGTTGTGGCTGCGGACAGTCCTCAGTGGCAATAGCGAAGGCATTCCCGAAATCAAAGGTTTTGGGAATTGATTACCACGGATCGAGTATTGATCGAGCAAGAAAACTTGCGGAGTCTAAAGGATTAACCAACATTGAGTTTCTTGAAGCATCTGCCAGCGCGATCCCTGGAAAGAAATTCTATGACCTGATTTGCACATTGGATTGCATTCACGATATGGCAGACCCACTCTCAGCACTGAAGGCAATCCGTGAAGCTCTTACGGACAATGGGACTCTTTTTTGGTCTGAGCCCAACGCCTCAGATAATCCACTCGATTGTAGAAATCCGGTGGGTAAAACGTTCTCATCCCTTAGCCCTTTCCATTGTCTTACGGTATCCATGGCTCACCGTGGCAAAGGGCTTGGTACAATTATCGGTGAAAGTGGGGCAAGAAAACTTGCAGAAGAAGCAGGTTACTCCTGTTTTGAGAAACTTTCTATTGAAAATCCCTTCAACCAATTTTTTGCACTTCGGGGGTAG
- a CDS encoding class I SAM-dependent methyltransferase, whose translation MSFNRKQHWENAYGQKNPVEVSWYQVEPTVSLKFIASTEIDHAAKIIDVGGGASVLVDKLLDQGFENLTVLDISSKAIHYAQARLDKRAENVSWFEADVTEFESSVQYDFWHDRAVFHFLTDAEDRTKYVRRLEDAVKPGGHVVIAAFDIDGPSQCSGLDVERYSPEKMKNELGDSFELVNSVSEAHITPWNKQQKFIYCFFKKMLNDRVEKSPECDSRDK comes from the coding sequence ATGAGTTTTAATCGCAAGCAACATTGGGAAAATGCCTATGGCCAGAAAAATCCGGTTGAAGTCAGCTGGTATCAGGTTGAACCTACCGTATCGCTGAAGTTTATCGCTTCAACTGAAATAGACCATGCAGCGAAAATCATTGATGTCGGAGGCGGCGCATCTGTTCTTGTGGATAAATTATTAGATCAGGGATTTGAGAATTTAACTGTTCTCGATATTTCATCAAAAGCGATTCATTATGCTCAAGCGAGGCTGGACAAGCGTGCTGAAAACGTAAGTTGGTTTGAGGCTGATGTAACAGAGTTTGAATCTTCAGTCCAATACGACTTCTGGCACGATCGTGCAGTTTTTCATTTTCTTACTGATGCAGAAGATAGAACTAAGTATGTGCGAAGGTTGGAAGATGCGGTAAAACCTGGGGGGCATGTTGTCATCGCAGCCTTTGACATTGATGGCCCTTCTCAATGCAGCGGTCTTGATGTCGAACGATACAGCCCGGAGAAAATGAAAAACGAGCTTGGTGATTCTTTTGAGCTCGTCAATAGCGTTAGCGAAGCACATATAACACCCTGGAATAAACAACAGAAGTTCATTTACTGTTTTTTCAAGAAGATGTTAAATGATAGAGTTGAGAAGAGTCCTGAGTGTGATTCCCGAGATAAGTAG
- a CDS encoding DEAD/DEAH box helicase family protein — MKKFSYKELYRRYQSLLEENTKLRDKINMLEFNSGILQVESTSVEDLPFEETSMDICENIPRIESIETEAEAEPLNNFSDTKNKIILFMSLFKGREDVYAKRWQDKKGVSGYSPVCLNEWKPGVCAKPKIKCSKCTQKLYAQLNVNTVEEHLRGKSVIGIYPMFPDETCFFLVIDFDDDEWGKDVSVIRDVCRKFEIPIAVERSRSGDGAHAWFFFEDRVSAALVRKFGTSLLTYSMNKRHAISFKSYDRFFPNQDTMPKGGFGNLIALPLQMSARQNGNSVFVDGKFDPYADQWEFLAGIQRLSETNLTCLITRLCAGNELGTLKKDDVEVDTPWVPTPVKLRKEDVPDNVKIVKSGMHYIWKTGFSSRALNALKRLAAFRNPDFYKSQAMRMPTYNKPRVISCSDDLEKYLCLPRGCEDDVRNLLNEYNVDANWIDETNHGKAIDVEFNGALRDEQRSAVDELIRYENGVLSATTAFGKTVVGASLIAERKVSTLILVHRQQLLSQWMTRLSEFLIINEQLPEQPEKRGRKRKQSLIGQLGAGKDRLSGIIDVAIMQSLNTAGEVKESVKKYGMIIVDECHHIPAFRFEQIVKESNAKFIYGLTATPERQDGHHPIIFLYCGPIRFTVDAKKQAEKMPFDHYVIPRFSYFRISAGKNEKELTIQEIYSELIEDEIRNQVIVDDVVSCYENGRNSLILTERTAHVKSLTNKLRERIPDVIALVGSMGVKETREIFERISATPANKPLTLVATGKYVGEGFDEPRLDTLFLAMPVSWKGTLQQYAGRLHRVYENKNEIRIYDYVDIQVRILEKMYGRRLGGYASIGYRAKGEIVTEIPTEIIFDKHSFFPVYTSDIVNAAREVLIVSPFVTNRRVPRMMQYFHTILKNKVKVTVMTRPAEDFKDTRRSHLVQIFNALKETGINVLFKSNIHQKFAIIDQKIVWYGSINLLSFGTAEESIMRLVSGNIAHELTKSIEKYP; from the coding sequence ATGAAAAAATTCAGCTACAAAGAATTATACAGAAGATATCAGTCGCTACTTGAAGAGAACACGAAACTTAGAGATAAAATAAATATGCTTGAGTTCAATAGCGGTATTTTGCAGGTGGAATCAACCTCGGTAGAAGATCTACCTTTTGAGGAAACAAGCATGGATATCTGTGAGAATATACCCAGAATTGAATCTATAGAAACAGAGGCTGAGGCTGAACCTCTTAATAATTTTTCTGACACAAAAAATAAAATAATTCTTTTTATGTCTCTTTTTAAGGGCAGGGAAGATGTATATGCGAAAAGATGGCAAGATAAAAAAGGCGTGTCTGGATATTCTCCTGTGTGTTTGAATGAGTGGAAACCGGGAGTCTGTGCAAAGCCAAAAATCAAATGCTCCAAATGCACACAGAAATTATATGCTCAATTAAACGTGAATACCGTTGAAGAACATCTTAGAGGTAAATCTGTTATTGGCATTTATCCGATGTTTCCTGATGAAACCTGTTTTTTTTTAGTGATTGATTTTGACGATGATGAATGGGGAAAAGATGTTTCTGTTATACGTGATGTCTGTAGGAAATTTGAAATCCCTATTGCTGTCGAGCGTTCAAGATCAGGTGATGGAGCACATGCCTGGTTTTTCTTCGAGGATAGGGTATCGGCGGCGCTTGTCAGAAAATTCGGGACATCTTTACTGACATATTCAATGAATAAGAGGCATGCAATTTCATTTAAGTCCTATGATCGATTTTTTCCTAATCAAGATACTATGCCAAAAGGGGGATTTGGAAATTTAATAGCGCTGCCACTTCAAATGTCAGCAAGGCAAAATGGGAATAGTGTCTTTGTAGATGGAAAATTTGACCCATACGCAGATCAGTGGGAATTTCTGGCTGGTATTCAAAGGCTTTCCGAGACGAACTTGACCTGTTTAATTACCAGGCTTTGTGCTGGTAATGAATTGGGTACATTAAAAAAAGATGATGTCGAGGTAGATACGCCATGGGTACCAACTCCTGTCAAACTGCGGAAAGAAGATGTTCCCGATAATGTCAAAATAGTTAAATCCGGTATGCACTATATCTGGAAAACCGGATTTTCTTCCAGGGCGTTAAATGCTTTAAAACGATTAGCTGCTTTTAGAAATCCTGACTTTTATAAATCTCAAGCGATGAGAATGCCTACTTATAACAAGCCAAGAGTAATATCGTGTTCTGATGATTTAGAGAAGTACCTATGTTTGCCGCGAGGGTGTGAAGACGATGTCCGTAATCTTTTAAATGAATATAATGTAGATGCTAATTGGATTGATGAAACAAATCATGGCAAGGCCATAGATGTTGAATTTAATGGAGCGCTCAGAGACGAACAGCGCAGTGCAGTAGATGAATTAATACGTTATGAAAATGGGGTGTTATCCGCTACAACAGCTTTTGGAAAAACAGTTGTTGGAGCAAGTTTGATCGCTGAACGCAAAGTAAGCACATTAATACTGGTGCATAGGCAACAATTACTATCACAATGGATGACCAGGTTATCAGAATTTTTGATTATTAATGAACAGCTTCCGGAACAGCCTGAAAAGCGAGGGAGAAAAAGGAAACAAAGTCTGATTGGACAATTAGGAGCGGGAAAAGACCGGTTGAGTGGCATCATTGATGTTGCAATTATGCAATCATTAAATACGGCAGGTGAAGTAAAGGAAAGTGTCAAGAAATATGGCATGATTATTGTTGATGAGTGTCACCATATTCCAGCTTTTAGGTTTGAACAAATAGTAAAAGAATCAAATGCAAAATTTATATACGGCTTAACGGCAACACCGGAAAGGCAGGATGGACACCATCCGATTATTTTTTTATATTGTGGTCCGATAAGGTTCACAGTCGATGCAAAAAAACAGGCGGAAAAGATGCCTTTTGACCACTATGTCATACCGAGGTTTTCATATTTTAGAATTTCAGCCGGCAAAAATGAAAAAGAGTTAACTATTCAAGAAATCTATTCGGAATTAATAGAAGACGAAATACGCAATCAGGTAATCGTGGATGATGTTGTAAGTTGTTATGAAAACGGCAGGAACTCTCTCATTTTAACAGAAAGGACTGCACATGTTAAATCCCTTACAAATAAACTCAGGGAGAGAATACCGGATGTAATAGCATTAGTGGGAAGTATGGGCGTTAAAGAGACGAGAGAGATATTTGAAAGAATATCTGCAACACCTGCAAATAAGCCATTGACTTTGGTTGCTACCGGTAAATATGTTGGCGAAGGATTTGATGAGCCTCGCCTTGATACTTTATTTTTAGCCATGCCTGTTTCCTGGAAAGGCACATTGCAGCAGTACGCCGGAAGACTGCATAGAGTATATGAAAATAAAAATGAAATACGGATATACGACTATGTGGATATTCAGGTAAGAATACTTGAGAAAATGTATGGAAGAAGGTTAGGAGGCTATGCATCTATCGGTTATAGGGCAAAGGGAGAAATTGTTACTGAGATACCTACTGAGATTATTTTTGATAAACACAGCTTTTTCCCTGTTTATACCAGCGATATCGTTAACGCAGCCAGAGAGGTATTGATTGTCAGCCCATTTGTAACAAACCGGCGTGTTCCTCGAATGATGCAATACTTCCACACTATCTTAAAAAATAAAGTGAAAGTAACAGTAATGACAAGGCCTGCTGAAGATTTTAAAGATACCAGGAGATCACACCTGGTACAGATATTTAATGCCTTGAAGGAAACGGGAATTAATGTTCTCTTTAAGTCAAATATTCATCAGAAATTCGCGATTATTGATCAGAAAATAGTCTGGTATGGAAGCATAAACTTATTAAGTTTTGGAACGGCGGAAGAGAGTATCATGCGTCTTGTAAGCGGAAACATTGCCCATGAATTGACCAAAAGCATTGAGAAATACCCGTAA
- a CDS encoding CusA/CzcA family heavy metal efflux RND transporter, producing the protein MNKIIEFSLKNRLVILILFAVFIGISVRAVMHIPIDAFPDTTPVQVQINTVASNLNPSEIEQQITLPIELSISGFSGLINVRSISKFGLSQVIATFDDNTNIYDARQFIIERLISVDLPEDIDRPQLGPISTGLGEVFHYILRSSNPDRTLDELRTIHDWIIKPELRKVSGVAEVNSWGGFERQYQVIVSPESLVKYTLTLNKVFETLAQNNQNVGGGRVVSAGQSLLVHGLGRVSTIEQLENIVLKAHKGAPVYIKDVADVVIGHEIRRGAVTSGGQGEVVLGLGFALMGENSKKVTEGLKKSLDVVRKFLPDDVEVEIVYDRTDLITKVINTVKHNLVYGAILVVLVLFLILGNLRAGLLVAIAIPISMLFAIFGMYEFSIAASLLSMGAIDFGIIVDGSVVMTEINMRKLNDRQRHLGRPLTNTERLQSISESSKEVIRPIIFGMGIIIIVFLPILALEDIEGKMFRPMAWTFIYAMIGALTIALLLSPILSYYFLPGKRREKEGFIERIIKGGYTTSLSLILRWKYTLFGIVFFLLLGTIIIATRLGGEFIPKLKEGSIVINTIRLAGVSIEEAVAYNSRIEKLLLGLFPDEIKNIWSRVGTAEVATDPMGIELTDIFITLNTRDQWKQARTQAELIKQMEEELEDLPGVNMIFTQPIEMRLNEMVTGIRSDVGIKIYGDNFEELVRLSNRAQEILKSVKGVSDIAGEQITGQPTLQVIVNQDQIARYGITASNVLNLVKTVGAHQVGDIFEGQRSFPLVVRLPEKQRTDVDALAKTLIPTESGQILPLRNLAEVRETEGYSTINREWGRRLIKIQCNVRDRDIASFVQEAQTRIENEMSLPDGYVIEWGGQFEHLKRSKIRFMIVVPIALLLIFLMLYFSLKNLVDVFIIYTGIPFAFIGGVSALWGRGMPLSVSAAIGFIALSGIAVLNGQILVSTIRVLRKEGLVFGEAVKAAANQRLLPVMATAITDAVGFIPMAISTSVGAEVQRPLATVVIGGVTTSTLLTLFVLPALYLTMGKKMAKTSNKSVPRPNPEKSVRHDAI; encoded by the coding sequence ATGAATAAAATCATTGAATTCTCTCTGAAAAACAGGCTGGTTATCCTGATACTATTTGCCGTATTTATTGGTATTAGCGTTCGTGCTGTCATGCACATACCCATAGACGCATTTCCCGACACCACCCCTGTACAGGTTCAGATTAATACCGTTGCGTCTAATCTTAATCCCTCGGAGATAGAACAACAAATAACACTGCCAATTGAACTCTCCATATCTGGTTTTTCAGGTCTTATTAACGTGCGCTCCATATCAAAGTTTGGTCTATCTCAGGTTATTGCAACGTTTGATGACAACACCAACATTTACGATGCTCGTCAATTCATTATAGAACGACTTATAAGTGTTGATCTGCCTGAAGATATAGATCGACCGCAATTGGGTCCTATCTCCACCGGTCTTGGAGAGGTTTTCCATTATATTCTACGATCTTCAAATCCTGATCGGACACTTGATGAACTCAGAACCATTCATGACTGGATTATAAAACCAGAACTTCGCAAGGTGTCCGGGGTGGCTGAAGTTAATTCGTGGGGCGGTTTTGAACGTCAATACCAGGTAATCGTCTCGCCCGAGTCCCTGGTAAAATACACTTTGACGCTGAACAAGGTATTTGAAACGCTTGCCCAGAATAATCAGAATGTGGGTGGTGGACGAGTCGTATCAGCAGGGCAATCTCTGCTTGTGCATGGACTGGGCCGTGTCAGCACAATTGAACAGCTAGAAAACATAGTACTGAAGGCCCACAAAGGCGCTCCCGTTTATATCAAGGATGTTGCTGATGTGGTAATAGGACACGAAATCCGTCGAGGAGCAGTAACTTCCGGTGGGCAAGGAGAGGTTGTTCTGGGCCTTGGTTTTGCCTTAATGGGTGAAAATAGCAAAAAGGTAACTGAAGGGTTGAAAAAGAGTCTTGATGTTGTTCGTAAATTCTTACCCGATGATGTAGAGGTGGAAATTGTTTACGACCGCACTGATCTTATAACTAAGGTAATCAATACGGTAAAGCATAATTTAGTTTACGGGGCAATACTTGTAGTTCTCGTATTATTCCTGATATTGGGCAATTTACGAGCTGGGTTACTTGTCGCAATTGCAATTCCAATTTCAATGCTTTTTGCTATTTTCGGTATGTATGAATTTTCTATAGCTGCCAGTCTATTAAGCATGGGGGCTATTGACTTTGGTATTATTGTAGACGGATCTGTGGTAATGACAGAAATAAATATGCGAAAACTAAACGACAGGCAGCGGCATTTAGGAAGACCATTGACAAATACGGAACGTCTGCAGAGCATATCTGAATCCAGTAAAGAGGTTATCCGTCCCATTATTTTCGGCATGGGTATTATCATAATTGTCTTTCTCCCTATCCTGGCACTGGAAGATATTGAAGGAAAGATGTTCAGACCAATGGCATGGACATTTATCTATGCAATGATTGGGGCGCTGACAATTGCCCTATTACTTTCGCCCATATTGTCTTATTATTTTTTACCAGGAAAAAGAAGAGAAAAAGAAGGTTTTATAGAACGCATCATAAAAGGAGGATACACAACTTCACTTTCACTGATACTCCGATGGAAATACACACTATTTGGTATTGTGTTTTTTCTCCTATTAGGGACGATCATTATCGCAACCAGGCTGGGAGGTGAATTTATACCAAAACTTAAAGAAGGTTCCATCGTCATTAACACCATACGCCTGGCAGGAGTATCAATTGAGGAAGCAGTTGCCTACAACTCCCGCATTGAGAAACTCCTGCTTGGTCTCTTTCCAGACGAAATCAAAAACATCTGGAGTCGGGTAGGAACAGCTGAAGTTGCCACAGATCCTATGGGTATAGAACTGACAGATATTTTTATCACACTGAATACCAGAGACCAGTGGAAACAAGCGAGAACGCAGGCTGAACTAATCAAGCAAATGGAAGAAGAACTTGAAGACTTGCCCGGTGTAAACATGATCTTTACCCAACCCATTGAAATGCGCTTGAATGAGATGGTTACCGGCATCAGATCAGACGTGGGTATTAAGATTTATGGTGACAACTTTGAAGAACTGGTTCGTCTCAGCAATAGGGCACAGGAAATTCTCAAGAGCGTCAAAGGCGTTTCAGATATTGCCGGAGAGCAGATTACAGGGCAACCTACCCTTCAAGTAATTGTGAACCAGGATCAGATTGCAAGATACGGCATCACGGCAAGTAACGTGCTTAATCTCGTCAAAACGGTTGGCGCTCATCAGGTAGGCGACATCTTTGAAGGGCAGAGGAGTTTTCCGCTTGTAGTCAGGTTACCCGAAAAACAACGTACCGATGTAGATGCTCTGGCTAAAACACTCATTCCAACTGAATCAGGACAAATTTTGCCGCTTCGTAATTTAGCTGAAGTCAGGGAAACAGAAGGTTATTCAACTATAAATCGGGAATGGGGACGTCGTTTAATAAAGATACAATGCAATGTCAGGGACAGGGATATAGCCTCTTTTGTGCAGGAAGCACAAACTCGCATTGAGAACGAAATGAGTCTGCCTGACGGATATGTAATCGAATGGGGAGGTCAATTTGAACATCTGAAACGTTCCAAAATACGTTTTATGATTGTTGTGCCCATAGCGCTTTTACTAATATTTTTAATGCTGTACTTCAGCCTGAAAAACCTTGTTGATGTATTCATTATTTATACAGGTATTCCATTTGCGTTTATAGGAGGTGTTTCTGCTCTATGGGGACGAGGCATGCCTTTAAGTGTAAGCGCTGCTATTGGGTTTATAGCCCTCAGTGGTATTGCTGTTCTTAATGGTCAGATTCTGGTATCTACTATCAGAGTGCTAAGGAAGGAAGGTCTTGTTTTTGGTGAAGCTGTCAAGGCAGCAGCCAATCAACGTTTGCTTCCTGTAATGGCAACTGCAATCACTGATGCTGTAGGATTTATACCAATGGCTATTTCAACCAGTGTTGGAGCCGAAGTTCAGCGACCGCTTGCTACCGTGGTAATTGGTGGTGTAACTACTTCTACTCTGCTAACCTTATTTGTACTTCCAGCACTGTATCTCACCATGGGAAAGAAAATGGCGAAAACCAGCAATAAAAGTGTCCCCAGGCCAAATCCTGAGAAAAGTGTCAGGCATGACGCAATATAG
- a CDS encoding metalloregulator ArsR/SmtB family transcription factor: MNKLDMRDKAEVLKLLGHPTRLLILEELVKGAKCVTDIKDLLEIEQSNLSQHLSMLRNLKVIDFYEVGVLRCYYIIRPRMVDALFTFISGNYPIERRSCEEVRKEGKRLKAKKVKKPKVINLLL; this comes from the coding sequence ATGAACAAATTAGACATGAGAGATAAAGCAGAGGTTCTAAAGCTCCTGGGACATCCAACTCGACTATTGATCTTAGAAGAGCTTGTTAAGGGAGCTAAATGTGTAACTGATATCAAGGATTTACTTGAAATTGAGCAATCTAACCTCTCTCAACATCTTTCAATGCTGCGCAATCTCAAGGTAATTGATTTTTACGAGGTTGGAGTACTACGTTGTTATTACATCATACGCCCCCGAATGGTAGATGCACTCTTTACATTCATTTCAGGAAACTATCCAATTGAACGCCGTTCGTGTGAAGAGGTTCGGAAGGAAGGCAAAAGACTGAAGGCAAAAAAGGTAAAAAAACCAAAAGTAATTAATCTTTTATTGTGA
- a CDS encoding 4Fe-4S binding protein — protein sequence MNMNRDTQKHNGFDLLRINLIRKLILWAGFPYVFQILTLLVFLALAVIGSGLFPPNGVDDKLFAKTNLTNLTIWGLWWPLMIWVTVLFGRAWCFICPMEIISNFSERLGRVIGIRQKPLKKWLCSGVLIVALYAVIQLLVAGVHLHRIPAYTSIFLFTLLTIAMCTGLFLKDRAFCRGFCPVGMLLNAYGRGSMLAVRHASDQACASCTSRDCVLDSNRKKIVGRSCPSLLNPAKLNSTSDCLVCGQCIKSCTPFNMTLLLRRPFHPADYREPLTSWPLTLFIMLVSGFVTYELCTEWDQAKHVFLWIPQQLSLVIGLSTNNGWIKGFWTLFLFPFLLWSFFGAIVKIFEFNTDLTTIWRRLALPLVIVISAGHLVKGIAKLISWIGFLPYAIRDPFGFKTVHQFTSGILQIPAPLIDKFVVSIIGIVIMLIGIYYAIREFRLTYNESHVYWLIPKFILGIIFLFIVFGKELSFF from the coding sequence ATGAATATGAATAGAGATACTCAGAAACACAATGGATTTGATTTATTACGAATTAATCTGATTAGAAAATTGATCTTATGGGCAGGCTTTCCTTATGTTTTTCAAATTCTCACCTTACTTGTTTTTTTGGCATTGGCAGTCATTGGATCGGGTTTGTTTCCTCCTAATGGTGTGGATGACAAATTATTCGCCAAAACCAATCTTACGAATTTAACTATCTGGGGGCTCTGGTGGCCATTGATGATATGGGTTACTGTGCTGTTCGGACGTGCATGGTGTTTTATCTGCCCAATGGAAATTATTTCTAATTTCAGTGAACGGTTAGGGAGGGTAATAGGTATCAGGCAAAAACCTTTGAAGAAATGGCTGTGTTCCGGAGTATTAATTGTTGCTCTTTACGCTGTTATTCAGTTGTTAGTCGCAGGAGTGCATCTTCATAGAATACCGGCATATACATCAATTTTTTTATTTACACTTTTGACTATTGCAATGTGTACCGGTTTGTTTCTTAAAGACAGGGCCTTCTGCCGTGGGTTTTGTCCGGTTGGCATGCTCTTGAATGCCTATGGGCGTGGTAGTATGCTGGCGGTTCGTCATGCCTCTGACCAGGCTTGTGCTTCCTGCACAAGCAGAGACTGCGTATTGGATTCTAATCGCAAAAAAATAGTTGGACGGAGTTGCCCCAGTTTGCTCAATCCTGCAAAACTAAATAGTACGAGCGATTGTCTGGTTTGTGGACAGTGTATTAAATCATGCACTCCATTCAACATGACGCTATTGCTCAGACGTCCTTTCCATCCTGCTGATTACCGGGAACCTCTGACTTCCTGGCCTCTCACACTATTCATCATGTTGGTTTCCGGATTTGTTACGTATGAATTATGCACAGAATGGGATCAGGCAAAACATGTTTTTTTGTGGATTCCACAGCAGTTATCTTTGGTTATTGGTTTGAGCACCAATAACGGTTGGATCAAAGGTTTTTGGACTTTGTTTCTATTTCCGTTCTTACTCTGGTCATTCTTTGGCGCTATCGTGAAAATATTTGAGTTCAACACTGACCTTACCACAATTTGGAGGCGTCTTGCATTACCGTTGGTGATCGTTATTTCAGCTGGTCATTTGGTTAAGGGAATAGCTAAATTAATTTCATGGATTGGTTTCTTGCCTTATGCGATACGTGATCCTTTTGGTTTTAAAACTGTTCATCAATTTACTTCCGGTATATTACAAATTCCGGCTCCTTTGATTGATAAATTTGTTGTTTCGATAATAGGAATAGTCATAATGCTTATCGGCATATATTATGCAATTCGTGAATTCAGATTAACATATAATGAATCGCATGTGTATTGGTTAATACCAAAATTCATTTTAGGAATCATCTTTTTGTTCATCGTATTTGGTAAAGAATTGTCTTTTTTTTAA
- a CDS encoding ABC transporter permease — MSNSVQTIPFTNLALAFIPVIAVIAIIWKWGLGYKRSLYAVFRMLIQLLLIGYFLSFIFESDSSLIVIAVLAVMLFTSSWIALHTKHIPRRILYLKSLWSISLGGGVILLLITQCVLNLQPWYLPSYVIPLAGMIFANAMNSVSLAVERLEAEIERNIPYDQARIIAFRASLIPVINSLFAVGIVSLPGMMTGQILSGVSPFIAARYQIMVMCMIFGSAGISSAFFLTLVRSDFMTKENLESTDTKTLK, encoded by the coding sequence ATGAGTAATTCAGTACAGACAATACCGTTTACAAATCTGGCGCTGGCTTTCATCCCGGTTATCGCTGTTATTGCGATTATCTGGAAATGGGGACTTGGTTATAAACGATCACTTTACGCTGTCTTTCGAATGCTTATTCAGCTTCTCCTTATCGGGTATTTTTTATCCTTTATTTTTGAATCTGACAGCTCACTGATCGTTATCGCTGTTCTGGCTGTTATGCTTTTTACCTCAAGCTGGATCGCTTTGCATACAAAGCATATCCCCAGAAGGATATTATATCTGAAGTCCCTCTGGTCTATTTCGCTGGGTGGAGGCGTAATTTTATTACTTATAACACAATGTGTCCTCAATCTGCAACCATGGTATCTGCCAAGTTATGTTATTCCTCTTGCAGGAATGATTTTTGCTAACGCAATGAACAGCGTCAGCCTTGCTGTTGAAAGGCTGGAGGCAGAGATTGAGAGGAACATCCCCTATGATCAGGCACGTATTATAGCCTTTCGCGCTTCTCTGATTCCTGTTATAAATTCTCTGTTTGCAGTAGGCATCGTTTCCCTTCCCGGAATGATGACCGGACAGATATTATCAGGAGTTTCACCATTCATAGCCGCACGATATCAGATCATGGTTATGTGCATGATATTTGGTTCGGCGGGGATTTCATCAGCATTTTTCCTGACATTAGTCAGGTCTGATTTCATGACGAAAGAGAATCTTGAATCCACTGACACAAAAACACTGAAATAA